GCACAGCCACAGCGAGGTCTGCTCTTCATCGTCTTCGAGCACCACCGCATCGAAGTCTTCGCGGCGCAGGGCGCCCAACAGGGCCTGGACATCGGTGAACGCCGCGGCCTGCATGCCGGCCTGCTGCAGCGCTTCGGTGACCAGGAGATGCGAGAGGCGTCGACCGAACAGCAGTGCGATCTTCATGCTGCCTCCCGTGGCAGACCGTGCTGGCCATGGCGCCTGGAGGCAGTGGGCAATTGGCGGCCGGCCGTATCCATCCTGCAATCGAACTTCGGCATGCTGGGCTCCCGTGTTGATGTACCCGTTAAGGAACTCCCACTTCGCCGAGGTTCCCACCAAAGAGGGTACAGATTAGGGGGGTATGAACCAGGGGTTGACCCGTCTGCCGCGACGCGGCCGGCGCCTGCTCCCGGCTACGGCCTGCCGTGTACCGCGTAAAGGGCGCTGAAATCCACCCGGGCCTGCCGGCCGGCATGCGTGGCATCGCAGGGCAGCCCTGGCGCGGCCCCGCCGGAGGACTGCAGGGTGACGATGGCGGTCACCGACGCCAGCCTGCCGGTGGCCGACACCTGCCGCACCGGCAGGACGGCCCCCGGCTGCAGCACCCCGGGCCCGGATGCGACCCGCACGAGGCTGCCGTCCGCCCATTGGAACGTCGGCCCCGCGTGCAGGGTGCCGACGGTCGCGCCCTGCTCGTTGAAGAGCACCGCCTCGGGCGCCAGCACCGTCCAGCCATGGCCTGCGGGGCGCCCCCGGCATTCATAGATGAGCACGCCGCCCGCCTGCAGTCTCAGCATGGGTACCGCATCGGCGGGCAGGGCCGGCCCGTCGGCCGCCCGCGCGCCGAAGGTGGCCGCCGCGAGGCACAGCGTGCGCAAGCGCCGGCCGGCCCCGCCCCGGGCAAGCGTCCCGGCAAGGCGGCAACAGGCAGGGGGCCGGCCAGCAAGGTCCAACATCATGCACTCCCGCAGAGCAGCGCCCGCCCCGGACGCCCCGCCCGGCAGCAGCGCCGTACCGGCCTTAGTGACGGCAGCCGCTGGAGTGTTCACGGCCAGTGCCCGCGGCGGTGTATCGGGATGCAAGAGCAGGCAGCGACACCCACTGCGTCCTGATAATGAGCCGCACCTTCACAGCTGCGAGCCCGCAAGGCGTGTCCATGCCCCACCCCATCGGCCCCGCCCCTTCCCTGCCCGACCCTGCGCCGCTGGCTCCGCCGGCCGGCTGCCATGTCATGCTGGTGGAGGACGACAAGGACTTCTCGCGCATCCTCTCCGAGTCCTTGTCGGTGCATGGCTTCCGGGTCTCGCTGTTTCGCCAGCCCCGCGAGGCGGTGGCACGGCTGACGCTGCTGCAGCCGGATGCGGTACTCACCGACATGATGATGCCCGGCATGTCGGGCCTCGACGTGCTGGCGGAATGCCGGGCCCTGGACCCCGGCCTGCCGGTGGTGGTGCTGAGTGCGCGCGGCAACATCCCGATGGCGATCGACGCCATCCGCAACGGCGCCTACGACTTCCTCGAGAAGCCGTTTCCGATCGAGAAGCTGGTCACCCTGCTCGGCCGGGCGGTGCAGCAGCGCCGCCTCGCCAGCGAGAACCGGGCGCTCAAGGGCCGGCTGGCCGAGGCGCTGGGCATCGCCTCGGTGATCCGTGGCGACAGCACCCCGGTGCGGGAGCTGCGCGAAGCGATCCTGCGCATCGCCCCGGCACCGGTGGACGTGCTGGTGCTCGGCGAGACGGGCACCGGCAAGGAACTGGTGGCCCGCTCGCTGCACCAGTTCGGCACCCGCAAGGGCAACTTCGTGGCGATCAACTGTGCCGCGATACCCGAGGCCTTGTTCGAGAGCGAGCTGTTCGGCCACGAGGCCGGGGCCTACACCGGAGCCACCAAGGCACGCATCGGCAAGATCGAGTTCGCCAGCGGCGGCACGCTCTTCCTCGACGAGATCGAGGCGATGCCGCTGCACCTGCAGGCCAAGCTGCTGCGGGTGTTGCAGGAACGCCAGGTGGAACGGCTCGGCTCCAACCAGCCCATCCCGGTCGACCTGCGGGTGGTGGCCGCCACCAAGGTGGACCTGAAGGCCCTGAGCGACCAGGGCGGCTTCCGGCTCGACCTGGTCTACCGCCTCAGCGTGGCGCCGCTGCGCAACCCGCCGCTGCGCGAGCGGCGCGACGACATCCCGGCCTTGTTCGCCCACTTCCTGCAGGAAGCGGCACAACGCTTCGACCAGCCGGTGGCGAGCCCGCAGCCCGAGCTGATGCAACGGCTGCTTGGCTACGAGTGGCCCGGCAACGTCAGGGAGCTGCGCAATGTGGCCGAGCAGGTGCAGCTGGGCATCGCGCCCTCGCTCGGCGCCTGCGCGGCCGCCGCCGAGGGCGAGCGCCTGCTCGACCAGACGCTCGCCTCGGTCGAGAAGGGGCTGATCGAAGACGCGCTGCGCCGCCACGGCGGCTCGGCCAGCGAGGCCTGCAAGGCACTGGGCATCAACTATTCGGCGCTCTACCGCAAGATGAAGGCGCACAACATCGACCTGGCCCGCTTCCGCCGCAGCGCCTGAACGGCCGCCGCACGACCCTACACCTCATAACAATCGGCCGGCAGGCCGCACCTAACATCGCTGCGCGCCGACAAGGAGAGCCGGTTGGCCGAAACGGCGCCATCGCAGCAAAGGGAGGTGAGCGGATGACGAAGTGGATCCGCGCGCGCGTCGGGCGCCCGGCGCGCTACAAGGTGCTGATCCTGCTGGGCGTGTTGCTGGTGCTGGGGGCCGCGCACTACGCCATCCTGGTGCGCTCGCAGGAACACATCATCGAGCATGAGGCGGTCCGTGTTGCCGAGATCGTGGCGAGCCAGGCCCTGGTGGCGCGCAGCGTGTACTCCCGCGAGGTGGTGGCCAAGCTGGCCGGCGACGGCTTCGGCAGCACGCCGGACTACAAGGTCCACCCCGGCTTCGCGCCCATTCCGGCCCAGTTCCTCAAGTATGTGGGCCGCGACATCACCCGGCACAACAGCGGCCTCTACAGCTACCGGCCGCTGAGCCGCTGGAACCTCGAGGCCAGCCAGGGCCTGCGCGACGACTTCCAGCGCTGGGCCTGGCAGCAGCTGCAGGCGCAGGACCGGCCCGACCCGCCGCGGCCCATCGAATGGAAGCCGGCCTGGCGCTTCGAGACGCTCGGCGGCCGCCGCACCCTGCGCTACATGCGGGCCGACCCCGCCTCCGAGCAAGGCTGCGTTGCCTGCCACAACGGCATGGAGCGCCTGCCGGAGGTGCTGGCCCGCCGGGTGTCGGACGGCGTCGAGCAAGGCCGTGTCTTCAAGCTGCACCAGCTGCTGGGTGCGGTGGAGGTGCATGTGCCGGTGGACCGGGTCGATGCGCTGGCCGAGTCGCAGGCCCACCTGACGCTGCTGTTCGTGCTGGCGACGTCCTTCGCCGGCGTGATGCTGGTGGGCTACTGGCTGTGGCGCGATGCGCGCAGCGCACGGCGCAGCGCCGACCACACCCATGCCGCGCTGTCGCTGCGGGCCAGCGCCATGCAGAGCGCGCTGGGCAATGCCGGTGAGGCGGTGAAGCTGGCGCTGCAGGCACTGGCCGCAGCGCGCCGCTGGCGGCTGCCACGCCACATGGCGGCCGCCCACGAATGCCTCGGCGACATCCGCCATGGCCAGGGTCGCGAAGACCGCGCCCTGGTGCATTGGCAGCGTTCGATGGCGGGTTTCGAAGACGGTGGCATGCCGGAGGAGGCACGCCGGCTGTGCCAGAAGCTGCTGCAGGCCTGTGATCGCCTGGGCCTGCCGGAGCCGGCCGCGCGCTGGCGCAGGCATGCCCAGGCCCTGGCCGAGCGTGCGCAAGGCAGTGCAGTGGAGCGCCGCGTGCGCCAGCTGACTGCAGAACTCGACATGGAGGAAGAGCGCAGGCGCAATGCCGAAGCGGCCTTCCACACCGGCAAGATGGCGGCACTGGGTCGCATGGTGGCCGGCGTCAACCATGAAGTGAAGCGCCCGCTGGCCAGCATGCGCATGCTGGCGGAGCTGAGCGATACCCTGCTGCAGCGCGGCGAGACCGAGCGTGTGCGCCGCAACCTGCATGACCTGGTGCAGCTGGCCGACCAATTGACGGAGCTCACCCGCTCGCTGGAGGACTTCGCGCGCAAGCAGCCCTACCACCCGCTGCCCGAGCGCCTGCGCGACTGCCTGCGGCAGGCGCTGCGGGTGCTGGAGCCGCAGCTGCATGGTGGCACGCACCGGGTGCTGGTCCATGGCAACGATGCCTGGGCCCTGGTGGATGCGCAGCGGGTGCGGCTGATCCTGGTGAACCTGCTCAGCAATGCGATCGAGGCGACCGCCGGCGCGGCCGACCGCCGCATCCACGTCTCGCTGCGCGACAAGGACAGCCGGTCGGTGCTGGTGCGGGTGCGCGACCATGGGCCGGGCTTGAATGCCGAGGCCCAGGCGCACCTGTTCGAGATCTTCGTGACCACCAAGGCGGCCGGCCAGGGGCTGGGCATGGGGCTGGCACTCTCCGCCAAGCTCGCCCGCGAGATGGGGGGCGAGCTGAGCGGGCGCAACCATCCCGACGGTGGTGCGGAGTTCACCTTGCGCTTGCCGCGCGCACAGCCGGACGCGCGACCCGAGGCCGTGCCGCCGCAGCCCGGCGGCCAGGGCGACTGAGCGCAGCGACGCCTCAGGCAGCCTGCAGGGCCAGGCCGTCCTGCGACAGCTGGTGGCGCAGGATGGAGCGCGCCCGCGAGACGCGGCTGCGCACCGTGCCCACCGGCACCGCAAACGCCTCGGCCGCCTCGCCGTAGGAATTGTCGTCCAGCGTCACATAGAGCAAGGTCTCGCGCATCTCCTGTGGCAGCTGCCCGAGGTGGCGCTGCAGCATGGTGATGCATTGCTGTGCATCCAGCTGATCCAGGGGGTCCGCATGCTGCGCGGGGTGCTCGGCCAGCACCTCCTCGCCGTCGAACTGGTAGCGGCGGCGTGGCGAGCGCGACAGGTAGTTGCGCGTCAGGTTGAGGGCGATGCTGTAAACCCAGGTATGGATCTCGGAGTCGCCGCGGAAGTCCTGGTACGACTGCAGCGCCTCGGTGAAGGCCTGCTGGGCGATCTCGGCGGCATCGTCTGCGTCGCGCACACGGGCCAGCACGAAGTGGTAGAGCCGCTGGTAGCGTTGTGCGAACAGGGAGCCGAGCAATTCATTGCGGCGGCAGCGGCAGGAGGGATCGTCTTCACGGCGGCGAGCGGTGGTCATGCGTCAGGTCTTTCCAAGGTCGCTGGCAGCCCGGGGCTGCTGTCCGGAGGCCCGACCGGCAACCATCGGCTGCGGCAGGGCGGCTTGAGACGGACCTTAGCGAAGCCCGTACCAGGCCACCGCGAGCGCTTGAAGTCGTTGATCCACAACCGCTTTTTCCCGCAGGGTGGCGGGCACCCGGTGCCGCACCTGGCACGGATGCAAGCGGCGCCGGTCGGGAATCTTTCATTTTTGAAAGGTCGCGCCCGGCCGGACGTCGGCTCCCGTGCTCACTCCCAGAAGGTCCACTTCTGCGCCGAGCGCGACGATTCGACGGTCTTCTCGATGAACCACACGCCACGCGCCCCGTCCTGCACCGTCGGGTGATCGGCCTCCCACGCCACAGGAATGCGGCCCTCGCGCCTGGCCTGGATGGCTTCGGCCACGCCGATGTAGACATTGGCAAAGGCCTCGATGAAGGCCTCGGGATGGCCTGCTGGCAAGCGGGTCGCGCGGCGTGCCGCTTCATGCAACCAGGGCGAGCCGCGGGTGAACAGCTGGCGCGGCCCGTCGGCCGGGCACAGCAGCAGCTGGTTCGGCTCTTCCTGGCGCCAGCTCAGGGAGCCTTCGCTGCCGAACACGCGCAGGCTCAGGTCGTTCTCGCAGCCGGCCGCCACCTGCGTCGCCATCAAGACGCCGCAGGCGCCGCTGCTGTAGCGCAGCAGCAGGTTGCCGTCGTCCTCCAGCCGACGGCCCGGCACAAAGGTGCTGAGGTCGGCGCACACCGCTTCGATCTCCAGCCCGGTGACCGTGGCCACCAGGTTCTCGGCATGCGAGCCGATGTCCCCGATCGCCCCCGCCCGCCCGCTGCGCTCCGGGTCGGTGCGCCAGCCGGCCTGCTTGTTGCCGCTGCGCTCCACGTCGCGCGCCAGCCAGCCCTGGTTGTACTCGACCACTACCTTGCGCACCTCGCCGATGGCACCGCCCTGCACCAGCGCCCTGGCCTGGCGCACCATCGGGTAGCCGGTGTAGTTGTAGGTGACGCCAAACACAGTGCCCTCGCGCTCGCACAGCGCCACCAGGTGCCGGGCCTGCTCGCTGTTGTTGGCCAGCGGCTTGTCGCACACCACATGGAAACCGGCTTCGGTGAAGGCGCGTGCCACCGGGTAGTGCAGGTGGTTGGGGGTCACGATGCAGACCAGGTCGATGCGCTCGCCGGGCGGGCGGGCGATTTCGTCCTCCAGCAGGTCCTGCCAGCAGCCGTGGTTGCGGTCGTCCGGCAGCCCCAGGTCGCGGCCGGAGGCACGTGCCTTCTCGGGGTCGGAGGACAAGGCGCCGGCCACCAGCTGCCAGCGGCCGTCCAGGGCCAGGGCCTGGCGGTGCACCGCGCCAATGAAGGCGTCGCGGCCGCCGCCCACCATCGCATAACGTAGCGCTTGCACGGCGGCTCCTCAGCGTCGGGTGTCGAAGGCGGCGTCGAAGGCCCGGCCGGCGCTCGGGAAGTCGAGCCGGCGGCAGTACGCCGCGCTCTCGGTGGCACCGTGCACGCGGTCCATGCGGCTGTCTTCCCACTCCACGCTGAGCGGGCCGGCATAGCCGATGTCGTTGAGTGCGACGATGATGGACTCGAAGTCCACCCTGCCGCGCCCGACGCTGCGGAAGTCCCAGTAGCGCCGCGGGTCGCCGAAACTGGTGTGGCCGCCGAAGACCCCCACCGTCCCGTCGCCACGGTCCCACCAGACGTCCTTCATGTGGGCGTTGTGGATGCGGTCTGGAAAGCTGCGGATGAACTTCACATAGTCCACTCCCTGGTAGGCGAAATGGCTGGGATCGAAGTTGAAGCCGAAGCGCCGGTGGCCGCCCACCGCCTGCAGCGCGCGCTGGCTGCTGGCGATGTCGAAGGCAATCTCGATGGGGTGCACCTCCAGCGCAAAGTTGACGCCGTGGGCGTCGAAGGCATCGAGGATGGGCAGCCAGCGCTCGGCAAAGTCGGCGTAGCCAGCATCCCAATAGGCCTGCGAGGTCGGCGGGAAGCCGTACACCGCATGCCAGATCGATGAGCCGGTGAAGCCGGTGAAGCCGGTGACCGTCTTCACCCCGAAGCGGGCCGCCGCAGCCGCGGTGTCCTGCATCTCGCGGGCGGCACGCCGCCGCACGCCTTCAGGATCGCCGTCGCCCCACAGCCGCTCGGGGAGGATGGCCCGGTGGCGCTCGTCGATGCGGTCACACACCGCCTGCCCCACCAGGTGGTTGCTGAGTGCCCAGCACTGCAGGCCGTGCGACTCCAGCAGCGCCCGCTGACGCTGCACGTAGTCGTCCGACGCGAGCGCCTGCTGCACATCGAAATGGTCGCCCGCGCAGGCGAGCTCCAGCCCGTCGTAGCCCATGCGCTTGGCCAGCGGGGCCAGCTCGCGCAGCGGCAGGTCGGCCCACTGGCCGGTGAAGAGTGCGATCGGTCGTGCCATGGAGACTCCTTGGAGGGGCTCAGAAGGGCGAATCGGGGAAGTAGAACTGCCGCGCGTTCTCCTGGGTGATGAGCACCGAGGGAATGATGGTGGTGGACGGCAGCTTCTCGCCCTTCAGCCTGGCCTCGGCAGTGAGCTTGATGGCGTCGTAGATGAACTTGGGCGAGTAGGACACGTTGGCCTGGATGAGCGGGTCGCCGTCGATCAGCCGCTTCACCATGCCCTTGGCCCCCGCGCCGCCGAAGACCAGGCGGATGTCGCGCCGCTGGGCCTGCTCGATGGCGCGCAGCACGCCGACCGCCATGTCGTCGTCTGCGGCCCAGACGGCGTCGATCTGCTTGAAGCGGGTCAGGTAGTCCTGCATCACCTTGAAGGCATCGTCGCGGTTCCAGTTGGCGTACTTCGCGTCCAGCAACTTCAGTTCCGGGTGCTGCTTGAGCACGCTGTTGAAGGCGTCCATGCGCTCGTTGTCGAGCGTGGTGGGGATGCCGCGCAGCGCCACGAGGTTACCCTTGCCTTCCAGGCGGCGGGCGATGTACTCGGCCGGCAGCTTGCCGAAGGCGGTGTTGTCGCCGGCCACGTAGGCGTCTTGCGCGCTGCTGTCGGTCAGCCCGCGGTCGACCACCGTCACATAGACTCCCTTGCGCTTCACCTGGGCCACGGGCTGCGTCAACGCGGCGGACTCGAAGGGGAAGATCACCAGCGCCCGGATCTTGTTGACGGTGAGCATGTCCTGCAGCTGGTTGGCCTGCTCCGGCGCGCCGCCGGCGGTCTTGACGATGATGCGCAGGCCGGGATGCTGCTGTTCGAGCTCCTTCTTGGCCTGCTGGGCCCACCAGACGATGCCGCCCGTGAAGCCATGGGTGGCCGCGGGAATCGCCACGCCCAGGGTCAGCTTGGACTGCGCGAGCACGGGCCCGCAGGTGGCGGCCAGGGCGATGGCGCCGGCCGAGAGAAGACGCTGGATGAACTTCATGGGCTTGTCTCCGTTATGGGTGCAGCGAGAATGCGGCCTTCAGCGTCGCCCGCGCTGCAGGAAGGCGACCAGGATGATGGCAAAGCCCTGCACCGCCGCGTTCAGGTACACGCTGATCAGGCTGGTGAGGTTGAGGATGTTGCTGATCACTGAAAGCAACACGGCGCCGATCACGGTGCCGGTGATGCTGCCGCTGCCGCCCTTGAGCGCCGTGCCGCCGACGATGACCGCGGCGATCGCCTCCAGCTCCCACAGCAGCCCGGTGGTCGGCGAGGCCGAGCCCAGCCGTGGCACGTAGAGCAAGGTGGCGATGCCCACGCAGCTGCCCAGCAGCACATAGGTGAGGACCTTGACCCGGTCCACGTCCACTGCCGCATAGCGGGCCACCTGCTCGTTGGAGCCGATGGCCTGCACATAGCGCCCATAGGCCGTGCGGTTGAGGATGAGGCCGCCGAGCAGCGCCACGGCCAGGAACACCCACACCGGCACCGGCACGCCCAGCAGGCTCGCGTAGTACACCGGGCTGTAGGCGTCCGACAGCGCGAGGTCGAGCGTCAGGGCGCCGCCATCGGAGAAGTAGGTGAGGTAGGCGCGGAAGATGCCCAGCGTGCCGAGCGTGACGATGAAGGGCTCGATGCGCCCCTTGGTGATCAGCAGCCCGTGCGCCAGGCCGAACAGCGCCCCAAGCAGCAAGGCGAACGCCATGCCGAGGGCCACCACCGCCAGCGGCGAAGCCAGCGCCGGCGCCAGCTTGTTCATCAGCAGGATCATGCTGCCGGCGATCAGGGCGGCCATCGAGCCGACCGACAGGTCGATGCCGCCGCAGATGATCACGAAGCACATGCCGACCGCGATGATGCCGATGAAGGCGGTACGGGTCAGCACGTTCATGGCGTTGTCCAGCGAGGCGAAGTCGCTGTTGAGGGCAGCGCCTGCAACGCACAGCAGCGCCAGGCCGAGCAGCGGCCCCAGCGCGTGCAGCCGCGCAAGCGCCCGGCCGGCCCGGCCCGGGGCGCCGGCGGCACGATGGTCAGCGAGTTCCGGTGGCATGGGCGATCAGCTCCTCTTCGCTCAACGATTCGGCTCCCAGCGTGGCCTGCAGCCGGCCGGCACGCATCACGCAGACGCGGTGGCACAGGCCGATGAGCTCCATCAGCTCGGACGACACGACCACGACGGCACGGCCTTCCCGCGCCAGCCGCTGGATCAGGAAATAGATGTCGCGCTTGGCACCCACGTCCACGCCACGGGTCGGCTCGTCCAGCACGACCACCCGGGGGTCGGGGTGCAGCACCCGGGCCAGGGCCAGCTTCTGCTGGTTGCCGCCGGACAGCGCGCCGGCATGCACCGTGAGGGCACGGGTGCGAATGCCGAATTCGTCGACCGCGCGCTGCAGCGCGCGCTGCTCGGCCGGCAGGTCGAGCAGCGGCCTTGCATAGCGTTGCAGGGCCATCAGCGTGAGGTTCTCGCGCAGGCCAAGGCTCAGGTGCAGGCCGCGGCCCTTGCGGTCCTCGCTCAGGTAGGTCAGGCCGCTGGCGGCGGCGGCGCGCGGATCGCGGAAGCGCACCCGCCGGCCCTGCAGCTCCACCTGGCCGGCCGAGATCGGCCGCAGGCCCACCAGGGCCTCGAACAGCTCGGTGCGGCCGGCACCCACCAGGCCGGCGAAGCCCAGGATCTCGCCGCCGCGCACTTCGAAATCGATGCCCTCGGCCCAGCCTGGCACACCGAGTCCCGACACCTTCAGCAGGGCAGGCGCGGCAGCCGCCTCCCGGGGCAAGGGCTCGCGCGGCGGAAACAGGTCGCTCAGCTCGCGGCCCACCATCAGGCGCGCCATCTCCTGGCGGCTCAGCGCCGGGGTGGGCACCCGCGTCACGAAGCGGCCGTCGCGCATCACCAGCACCTCGTCGGTGATGCGCTCGACCTCGTCGAGCTTGTGCGAGATGTAGAGCACCGTACGGCCTTCCCGGCGCAGCCGGTCGATCAGCCCGAACAAGCGCTCGGTCTCCGACGGCGTGAGGGTGGCGGTCGGCTCGTCCATGATCAGCACGCGCGCCTGACGCGACAGCGCCTTGGCGATTTCCACCAGTTGCTTCTCGGCGACGATGAGGCGGTGCACCGGTGTGTCGGGGTCGCGTGCCAGCCCGACCATCTCGAGCACCGCCGCGGTCTCGCGCCGCATGGCGGCATCGTCGAGCCAGCAGCCGCGCCGCAGCTCATGGCCCAGGAAGACGTTCTGCGCGATGCTGAGGTGCTCCGCCAGGTTGAACTCCTGGTGGATCAGCACGATGCCCAGCGCCTCCGCTTCCCGCGGGCCCGCCAGGCGCAGGGGCCGGCCGTCGAGCCGCAGCGTGCCGCTGCTCGGCGCCTCGTAGCCTGCCAGGATCTTCATCAGCGTGGACTTGCCGGCGCCGTTCTCGCCCAGCAGCCCGTAGACGCGCCCCGGCGCCAGCTCGAAGCTCACGCCGTGCAGCACCGCCACCGCACCAAATGCCTTGGCAATGGCGTCGAAAGCGATGTGCGGCGTGGTGCTCACCGCCCTCTCCCCCGGCGATGCAGGCGCAGTGTTTCCTGCAGGGCCAGCACGCCAGCGCCCGACAGGCCGGCACGCTCACCGAGCGGCGCGTACTCGATCTGCAGGTGGCGGGTGGACAGCGCCAGCGAGCGCTGGTAGATGCTCTGCCGGATCGAGGCCAGGTACAGCGGGCCGATGCGCGCCAGCCCACCGCCAATGAAGATGTGCGAAGGATTGAAGAAGTTCACCAGCGAGGCCAGCATGCGCCCCAGCAGCTGCCCGCTGCGCTGGATGATGGCATTGGCCGCCACGTCGCCCGAGCGGCTGGCCTGGGCCACGTCCTCGGGCGTCAGCGTGCCCTGTGCTTGCAGGCGCTCGGCCAGCATGGCGCTCTCGCCGGCGCGCGCCGCCTCCATCGCCATGCGGGCCAGCGCCGGGCCGGCGGCCATCACCTCCACGCAGCCGAGGTTGCCGCAGTGGCAGCGCGGGCCGTCATGGTCGACGCAGATGTGGCCGACGTCGCCGGCGGAGCCCTCGGCGCCACGGTAGACCTCGCCGTGGCAGACGATGCCGCAGCCAATGCCGGTGCCGGCCTTGATCACCAGGAAATCGCTGAGCCGTCGCTGAAGGCGGCCCAGCTCGCCGAGGGCCATCAGGTTCACATCGTTGTCGATGAAGGCCGGGGCGCGGTAGTCCTCGCGCAGGTATTCGCGGATCGAAAAACCTTCCCAGCCCGGCATCAGCGGCGGGTTGACCAGCAAGCCGCTGTCGAATTCCACCGGCCCGGGCACGCCCATGCCGATGCCGATGACCTGCGAGGCACTGGCGCCCGCCTGCTGCAGCAGCTGGCGCAGCAGGATGCGCACGCGCGACACCGTCACGCCGGGGCCAGCCCGCACGTCGGCCGCCTCGCTGTGGTACGCCAGCACCGTCAGGTCCGGCGCCATCACGGCCAGCGCGAGGCTGGTGGCACCGAGGTCGATGGCCAGCAGGACGCCCATGCGATGGGCCAGCCGCAGCAGCTCGGGCCGCCGGCCGCCGGTGGAGGGCTGTGGGCCGACCTCCTCCAGCAGGCCGCGCTCCACCAGGGCGGCGACCGCCGCATTGGCCTTGCTCTTCGAGAAGTCCGCCTGCCCCGCCAATTCATGACGTGAAGCGCCTCCGGACCAGAACACGGTCTCGAGAACGCGAAACTCGGCAGGCGAGAGATCGTCCCAATCCATCAAGCGGGTCTCCTGAACCCGGCCCGTCTTGCAGCGGACCGTGGCGAAGCAGATGCTAGGCAGCCGACTTCGGCTGCTCAAGACTGATGTTTGGCCAAATACTGGCCGAAGTGGGACGATGATGCCGCAAGCCGGCGACCCGAGGGCCGCCTGCCGGCGTCAGGGCTGCAAGGAGGAGGCTGCCGGCTGCACCGGCGCCGGGGCGACGGGCGCCGCGGCGGGCAGTTCCCGGGTCACGGTTTCCTTGTAGATGCCGCCGGCCTCCACGCTGCCGCGGGCGGTGCCCTCACCACGCACGCGGGCCTGGCAATCTGCGCGGTCGGCCTGCGGCAGGGCGTCGCAGCGGGCCATGGCGTTGCGCTGGTATTGCGTGTTGGCGCCATCGAGTTGCCCACGACGCGCCTCCTCGCGTGCGGCGCCGGCTTCCTTCAAGCAGGTGGCCCGGTCCTGGTGCGACCAGCCGCTCTCGCAGGCGGCCCGCTCGGCGCGATAGCGCTCCTGCGACGAGGGTGGCGGATCAGCGGCCCACACCGGGGCAGCTGCAACGAGTGCGCCGGCAGCAGCCAGGGCGAGGCGGCGGGGCAAGGAAAGACAGGCGTTCATGCAAAGCTCCTGGTCGTTTTGGCTCGCACCAGTCTAGGGTGGCACGAGCCGCCGCCCTGTCGGACGGCCACCAGGCTGTCGTCCGCCAACGCCGACCGGCTGTAGGACGCTCCTGACAGGCCCGGCCCGCGCTCACCGCGCCGCCCGCGAGAGCGCGCCGGTCTGCAGGCCTGCTGCGCAGCCGCTACCCGCGAATCTCCTGCCCGCCGCCCAGCAGGTGCGCAATGACGGCCAGCAAGCGCGGGATCGCGACCGGCTTCACCAGGTGCTCGTCAAACCGGGCCTCGAGGGCACGCGCCCGGTCCGGCTCGCGGCCGTAGCCGGTGAGCGCCACCAGCCGCAGACCGGCCAGGCCCGGGTCGGCGCGCAAGGTACTGGCCAGCTGGTAGCCGTCGATGCCGGGCAGGCCGATGTCGAGCACCGCCACCTGCGCGTCGAAGGACCGCAGCACCTGGAGGGCGGCGCCCGCATCTGCCGCGGTCTTCACCTGGTGGCCTGCATCGCCGAGCACAAGGGCCAGCGAATTGGCCGCATCCAGGTTGTCGTCGACGATCAGGATGCGGGCGCGCGGGGCATCGGGCACTGCCGCCGCCGGCGTCGTTGCCTCGTTCGTGCCCGCCGGCGGGCCGGCCCCCAGCAGCGGCAGGCGCACGACGAACCGGCTGCCGCGGCCGGGCCCCTCGCTGCTGGCGCTCACCGTGCCGCCATGCATGGCCACCAGCGTGCGAACGATGGCCAGCCCCAGCCCGAGCCCGCCGGCACGCCGGTCGAGCGCCTGGCCGCCCTGCACGAACAGCTCGAACACATGCGGCAGCAGTTGCGCCGGGATGCCGCTGCCCTCGTCTTCCACCGCCAGCTCCGCCTGGCCGGCAGCTGCGCTGAGGCGCAGCGTGATGCGGCCGTCCGCTGGCGTGAACTTGAGCGCGTTCGTCAGCAGGTTGCACACCACCTGCACCAGGCGTACCGGGTCGCCC
This genomic stretch from Eleftheria terrae harbors:
- a CDS encoding DUF3455 domain-containing protein; translation: MLRLQAGGVLIYECRGRPAGHGWTVLAPEAVLFNEQGATVGTLHAGPTFQWADGSLVRVASGPGVLQPGAVLPVRQVSATGRLASVTAIVTLQSSGGAAPGLPCDATHAGRQARVDFSALYAVHGRP
- a CDS encoding sigma-54-dependent transcriptional regulator → MPHPIGPAPSLPDPAPLAPPAGCHVMLVEDDKDFSRILSESLSVHGFRVSLFRQPREAVARLTLLQPDAVLTDMMMPGMSGLDVLAECRALDPGLPVVVLSARGNIPMAIDAIRNGAYDFLEKPFPIEKLVTLLGRAVQQRRLASENRALKGRLAEALGIASVIRGDSTPVRELREAILRIAPAPVDVLVLGETGTGKELVARSLHQFGTRKGNFVAINCAAIPEALFESELFGHEAGAYTGATKARIGKIEFASGGTLFLDEIEAMPLHLQAKLLRVLQERQVERLGSNQPIPVDLRVVAATKVDLKALSDQGGFRLDLVYRLSVAPLRNPPLRERRDDIPALFAHFLQEAAQRFDQPVASPQPELMQRLLGYEWPGNVRELRNVAEQVQLGIAPSLGACAAAAEGERLLDQTLASVEKGLIEDALRRHGGSASEACKALGINYSALYRKMKAHNIDLARFRRSA
- a CDS encoding ATP-binding protein, which encodes MTKWIRARVGRPARYKVLILLGVLLVLGAAHYAILVRSQEHIIEHEAVRVAEIVASQALVARSVYSREVVAKLAGDGFGSTPDYKVHPGFAPIPAQFLKYVGRDITRHNSGLYSYRPLSRWNLEASQGLRDDFQRWAWQQLQAQDRPDPPRPIEWKPAWRFETLGGRRTLRYMRADPASEQGCVACHNGMERLPEVLARRVSDGVEQGRVFKLHQLLGAVEVHVPVDRVDALAESQAHLTLLFVLATSFAGVMLVGYWLWRDARSARRSADHTHAALSLRASAMQSALGNAGEAVKLALQALAAARRWRLPRHMAAAHECLGDIRHGQGREDRALVHWQRSMAGFEDGGMPEEARRLCQKLLQACDRLGLPEPAARWRRHAQALAERAQGSAVERRVRQLTAELDMEEERRRNAEAAFHTGKMAALGRMVAGVNHEVKRPLASMRMLAELSDTLLQRGETERVRRNLHDLVQLADQLTELTRSLEDFARKQPYHPLPERLRDCLRQALRVLEPQLHGGTHRVLVHGNDAWALVDAQRVRLILVNLLSNAIEATAGAADRRIHVSLRDKDSRSVLVRVRDHGPGLNAEAQAHLFEIFVTTKAAGQGLGMGLALSAKLAREMGGELSGRNHPDGGAEFTLRLPRAQPDARPEAVPPQPGGQGD
- a CDS encoding RNA polymerase sigma factor; the encoded protein is MTTARRREDDPSCRCRRNELLGSLFAQRYQRLYHFVLARVRDADDAAEIAQQAFTEALQSYQDFRGDSEIHTWVYSIALNLTRNYLSRSPRRRYQFDGEEVLAEHPAQHADPLDQLDAQQCITMLQRHLGQLPQEMRETLLYVTLDDNSYGEAAEAFAVPVGTVRSRVSRARSILRHQLSQDGLALQAA
- a CDS encoding Gfo/Idh/MocA family protein; this translates as MVGGGRDAFIGAVHRQALALDGRWQLVAGALSSDPEKARASGRDLGLPDDRNHGCWQDLLEDEIARPPGERIDLVCIVTPNHLHYPVARAFTEAGFHVVCDKPLANNSEQARHLVALCEREGTVFGVTYNYTGYPMVRQARALVQGGAIGEVRKVVVEYNQGWLARDVERSGNKQAGWRTDPERSGRAGAIGDIGSHAENLVATVTGLEIEAVCADLSTFVPGRRLEDDGNLLLRYSSGACGVLMATQVAAGCENDLSLRVFGSEGSLSWRQEEPNQLLLCPADGPRQLFTRGSPWLHEAARRATRLPAGHPEAFIEAFANVYIGVAEAIQARREGRIPVAWEADHPTVQDGARGVWFIEKTVESSRSAQKWTFWE